Proteins co-encoded in one Capsicum annuum cultivar UCD-10X-F1 chromosome 9, UCD10Xv1.1, whole genome shotgun sequence genomic window:
- the LOC107848064 gene encoding mediator of RNA polymerase II transcription subunit 17 produces the protein MNGDLDISVDKLPIKRLEFIEEHGAERFPSDIGYDEKTVDLIRRIDFAWAVEREEPSKKQKKSSSSSSSKETSSNQPWQWQSLVENLRLAHQELQVIIDLIHTVEANDAVTVAGMTRPKQLPNEQLSDLSVSMATKLQCFRHLGKYFKQSAKALEHQVAREARFYGALIRLQQNWKVKWHRLVAAASGNEGFYIDLFDTSMYDPAVGFRPSSASVVHIEHDPAGMLAVNLPSNSCRTLQFEFLGASAPSGVVKHSRTKPKGSFEDASGETKREKSDDEHVRETHSILREVHRAIFDEQVFDLVNREAFNPSFGADVTGIQENFLRLSIGQKASVSISLVPSTDDDQTANAVGDEHSETAIVSFESVDASKLDEGKPDLKKLGFPNRISFEIYLQQIFHEHVFVKAKNRLSSLGKPQISAQPTKDGPNLLGHFCISLAHRIFSNKVLAELESLVSRISYVRLTSHPTWHSRTSSWTLSMDVPESILHAGSLSHSSDYVKNVKSHFRTKVVVRDDCISLEGEGAPNVVGLFKGKPDSTCPMNRYDCDLSDLPMVLLQQVASQVIRWLHEEALMVGIKANRDFLSLSFELEQGETLGLVAHVDPEDIQGCISWWLVMDDGFSEESKLQMDVNNGESETRKSLGHLSLEVLYSTLMDMVSASSTAGH, from the exons ATGAACGGCGATCTCGATATCTCCGTCGACAAACTCCCGATCAAACGGCTAGAATTCATCGAAGAACACGGCGCCGAACGCTTCCCTTC TGATATAGGATACGATGAGAAAACGGTGGATTTGATAAGAAGAATTGATTTTGCATGGGCGGTGGAGAGAGAGGAGCCTAGTAAGAAGCAGAAGAAAAGCAGCAGTTCTTCTTCTTCAAAGGAAACAAGTAGCAATCAGCCATGGCAATGGCAGAGTTTGGTGGAGAATTTGCGATTGGCTCATCAAGAGCTTCAAGTCATTATCGATCTCATTCACACT GTTGAGGCAAACGATGCAGTGACAGTGGCTGGCATGACCAGACCAAAGCAATTGCCTAACGAGCAGCTGTCAGACCTTTCTGTGTCTATGGCTACCAAGCTGCAATGCTTCCGT CATTTGGGGAAATATTTTAAGCAATCTGCCAAAGCTTTGGAACATCAAGTGGCTAGAGAAGCAAGATTTTATGGTGCTCTTATCAG ATTGCAGCAAAATTGGAAGGTTAAATGGCATCGGCTGGTTGCTGCTGCTTCTGGAAATGAAGGGTTTTACATTGATTTATTTGACACTTCAATGTATGATCCAGCGGTTGGATTTCGTCCATCTTCTGCATCTGTGGTGCATATTGAGCATGACCCAGCTGGGATGCTGGCTGTGAATTTGCCATCAAATTCCTGCCGTACTCTTCAATTTGAGTTTCTTGGTGCAAGTGCACCTAGTGGTGTTGTAAAACATAGCAGAACAAAACCTAAGGGTTCTTTTGAGGATGCTTCTGGAGAAACCAAGAGAGAGAAAAGTGATGACGAGCATGTGAGAGAAACTCACTCAATCCTCCGTGAAGTTCATCGAGCAATCTTTGATGAGCAG GTGTTTGATTTGGTTAATCGTGAAGCATTTAATCCATCTTTTGGTGCCGACGTCACAGGAATACAAGAGAACTTCTTACGCTTAAGCATAGGCCAAAAAGCTTCTGTGTCCATTTCACTTGTACCATCTACTGACGATGATCAGACAGCTAATGCTGTGGGTGATGAACATTCTGAAACTGCTATTGTGTCTTTTGAATCAGTTGATGCTTCAAAACTAGATGAAGGGAAGCCTGACTTGAAGAAGTTGGGGTTTCCCAATCGAAttagttttgaaatttatttgcaacaaatttttcATGAACATGTGTTTGTAAAAGCCAAAAACAGATTGTCATCTTTGGGTAAACCTCAAATATCTGCTCAGCCCACAAAAGATGGCCCTAATCTTTTGGGACATTTCTGCATCTCTCTAGCTCATAGGATATTCTCAAACAAAGTCCTTGCAGAGCTTGAAAGTCTG GTTAGCAGGATATCATATGTCCGATTGACATCACATCCAACTTGGCACTCTCGAACATCATCATGGACACTCTCCATGGATGTACCTGAGTCAATTCTCCATGCAGGAAGCCTGTCTCATTCATCTGACTATGTAAAGAATGTGAAATCTCACTTTCGTACAAAAGTCGTGGTTCGTGATGATTGCATCAGTCTGGAAGGGGAAGGTGCTCCTAATGTTGTTGGCCTCTTCAAAGGAAAGCCTGATAGTACTTGCCCTATGAACAGATATGACTGTGACTTGTCAGATCTTCCAATGGTACTATTGCAGCAG GTTGCCAGCCAGGTGATACGGTGGCTTCATGAAGAAGCCCTTATGGTTGGTATCAAAGCAAACCGGGATTTCCTATCCTTGTCATTTGAGCTAGAGCAAGGCGAAACACTTGGTCTGGTGGCACACGTGGACCCTGAAGATATTCAAGGATGCATTTCCTGGTGGTTGGTGATGGATGATGGATTCTCCGAAGAAAGCAAACTTCAAATGGACGTCAACAATGGTGAATCCGAAACAAGGAAGTCTTTAGGTCATTTATCTTTGGAAGTGCTATACTCGACCTTAATGGATATGGTTAGCGCAAGTAGTACTGCAGGCCATTGA